From the Fibrobacter sp. UWB11 genome, one window contains:
- a CDS encoding metal ABC transporter ATP-binding protein — MSNNKPLIKCNQITLGYGNKNIVNSFNYEINIGDYLCIIGRNGCGKTTFLRGLAGVLRPKAGKIELRDNLQRKQIGYLPQITVTQKDFPASVEEIVLSAFQGKSLLLPFYGRALRERANECLALTRTENLRKACFRELSGGQKQRVLLARALCAAERMLLLDEPVTGLDPESSQNMYNIIKELHEQKKMTIVMVTHDVEAATKYATRVLDFNTMFNN, encoded by the coding sequence ATGAGCAACAATAAACCTCTTATTAAATGCAACCAAATTACGCTCGGTTACGGTAACAAGAACATCGTCAATAGTTTCAATTACGAAATCAACATAGGCGATTACCTTTGCATCATTGGCAGGAACGGTTGCGGAAAGACGACTTTTTTGCGCGGGCTTGCCGGCGTGTTGCGCCCCAAAGCTGGGAAAATCGAACTTCGCGACAATTTACAGCGAAAGCAAATTGGTTACTTGCCGCAAATTACGGTTACGCAAAAGGATTTTCCTGCTTCCGTCGAAGAGATTGTGCTTTCGGCATTTCAGGGTAAAAGTTTGCTGCTCCCGTTTTACGGTCGTGCCCTCCGGGAGCGCGCCAACGAATGTTTGGCGCTCACCCGAACCGAAAACTTGCGGAAAGCGTGTTTCCGCGAGCTTTCGGGTGGCCAAAAGCAGCGCGTGCTTTTGGCGAGGGCGCTCTGCGCCGCCGAACGCATGTTGCTGTTAGACGAGCCCGTTACCGGTCTTGATCCTGAATCTTCGCAAAACATGTACAACATCATCAAGGAACTTCACGAGCAAAAGAAAATGACAATCGTGATGGTCACGCATGATGTCGAAGCAGCCACAAAGTACGCCACGCGAGTATTGGATTTTAACACCATGTTCAACAATTAA
- a CDS encoding metal ABC transporter permease: MLDTLLFYLDFPFVRYAIIVGTLISLCSSLLGVTLVLKHYSYIGDGLSHVAFGALAIASILKVTNNMFIILPITVAVAVLLLCGGKDARIKGDAAIAMVSAGALAIGYLLMNIFSASANVAGDVCTTLFGSMSILTLKPTDVYLCVALSIVVLVTFVLFYHKIFAITFDENFARATGVNVNLFNLLIAIIIAVIIVLAMNLVGALLVSALVVFPALSAMRVFKSFFTVTIAAAIISVVCSLTGILVAILAGTPVGSTIVAMDIVAFFVCYITSAIRNRKA; this comes from the coding sequence ATGCTCGACACTCTATTATTCTATCTCGACTTCCCGTTCGTGCGATACGCGATTATTGTCGGTACGCTTATATCGCTTTGTTCATCGCTCTTGGGAGTAACGCTTGTTCTCAAGCATTATTCTTACATTGGCGATGGACTTTCGCATGTGGCATTCGGAGCACTCGCCATTGCGTCCATTCTCAAAGTCACAAATAACATGTTCATTATTTTGCCAATAACTGTCGCGGTTGCGGTACTGCTCCTTTGCGGTGGAAAAGACGCAAGAATCAAGGGAGACGCCGCCATTGCAATGGTTTCCGCAGGAGCACTCGCCATCGGCTACTTGCTCATGAACATTTTCTCCGCTTCTGCAAATGTCGCAGGCGATGTTTGTACAACGCTTTTCGGCTCGATGTCCATACTTACGCTCAAGCCGACAGACGTTTATCTTTGCGTAGCCCTCTCGATTGTTGTCCTCGTAACGTTCGTGCTTTTTTACCACAAGATTTTCGCCATCACCTTTGACGAAAATTTCGCGCGAGCCACAGGCGTGAACGTTAATTTATTCAATTTACTCATCGCCATTATTATCGCAGTCATCATCGTCCTTGCGATGAACCTCGTCGGCGCACTTTTAGTCTCCGCACTCGTCGTATTCCCGGCGCTTTCTGCCATGCGCGTTTTCAAGAGTTTTTTCACAGTGACCATTGCCGCAGCTATTATTTCGGTCGTTTGTTCTCTCACCGGAATTCTCGTCGCCATTTTGGCCGGAACTCCCGTGGGTTCAACGATTGTCGCGATGGACATTGTCGCATTTTTCGTTTGTTACATCACAAGCGCTATTCGCAACAGAAAAGCGTAA
- a CDS encoding TonB-dependent receptor has product MMNNTLIRAVMGSLLCGGFLHFSFAQEFVQDLGNSTIVAEQSTETILDGLRKDEELQAEKLDRKISTTIAETIKNEPDIAIRSMGPAAARPVIKGLSGSHVAITEDGSFCGDMSATSPDHAVASEVLTAHKLNIVRGPRILSESFATAGGVIHVNHQDIPFEIATVHDSLSSDSSNSQLHGYVTGYTETGQPGFATVVGVNGNIHGLSFKGEVSARNMGDMQTPNGTLKNTDIENRSIAIGAAYSLERFKFGVSFRSFNSNYGIPGGFIGGHPNGVDIDLFKRDLTLLGLYLPAQKSSDTLSVTFRFNQYHHTEYETKKYVGAEFAVNQANLRIEKFIANSGPFFGIRLGTELDSRSVEMGGYVFTPPTNSYAASLFSIASLNGWDGLEITLSARLGGAFFRPRESIVADKDAIEDRNFALWAFAAEFSQIVAPGKFLTLDIFRTTRAPSIEELYNQGPHLAAYTYERGYHKLDDESGYGAELEFRDYGEHINWRASTHITWFLNHLAPRATGDTNWSQLLPIYQVSGDDALLMGANASIETSAEQGFYAQAGASYVCGFYQNENWSDMPQIPPFKFHGEIAYLWTHVRAGLNAEFALAQNRTDRYEERTPGYITFGASLEFHWSLALAHYSIILRGENLFDADVRNHLSRLKSVMPEKGRNLSLLAKAEF; this is encoded by the coding sequence ATGATGAATAACACCCTTATTAGGGCTGTAATGGGGAGCCTCCTTTGCGGAGGCTTCCTTCATTTTTCATTCGCCCAAGAATTTGTACAGGATTTAGGCAATTCGACAATTGTTGCCGAACAATCCACCGAAACTATTTTAGACGGTTTGCGCAAAGACGAAGAACTGCAAGCCGAAAAACTCGATCGCAAAATTTCCACAACCATCGCAGAAACAATCAAAAACGAGCCCGATATTGCCATCCGCTCCATGGGTCCTGCAGCCGCACGCCCTGTTATCAAAGGACTTTCAGGCAGTCACGTCGCCATTACCGAAGACGGTTCCTTTTGCGGAGACATGAGTGCCACCTCGCCCGATCACGCCGTCGCTTCTGAAGTCTTGACCGCACACAAGCTAAACATCGTCCGCGGCCCTAGAATTTTGAGTGAATCTTTCGCTACCGCAGGCGGCGTCATACACGTCAACCACCAAGATATACCCTTCGAAATCGCGACCGTCCACGATTCTTTATCTAGCGATTCAAGCAACTCGCAACTTCACGGCTACGTCACCGGTTACACCGAAACAGGGCAACCGGGATTCGCCACCGTCGTAGGCGTGAACGGCAACATCCACGGACTATCGTTCAAAGGCGAAGTTTCTGCACGTAACATGGGCGACATGCAAACGCCCAATGGCACGCTCAAAAACACGGATATCGAAAACAGGAGCATCGCCATCGGCGCCGCCTACAGCCTCGAACGCTTCAAATTCGGAGTATCCTTCCGCTCGTTCAATTCCAACTACGGAATTCCCGGCGGATTCATCGGCGGGCACCCCAACGGCGTTGATATCGACCTTTTCAAGCGCGACTTGACTTTGCTCGGGCTTTACCTCCCCGCCCAAAAGTCCAGCGACACCTTGAGCGTCACATTCCGATTCAATCAGTACCACCACACGGAATACGAAACCAAGAAATACGTTGGCGCAGAATTCGCCGTCAATCAAGCAAACTTGCGCATTGAAAAATTCATCGCCAATAGCGGTCCATTTTTCGGTATTCGCCTCGGTACAGAACTCGACAGCCGCTCTGTCGAAATGGGCGGTTATGTCTTTACGCCTCCCACCAATTCTTACGCCGCATCGCTATTTTCCATCGCAAGTTTGAACGGATGGGATGGTTTAGAAATTACATTGTCCGCACGACTTGGAGGAGCATTTTTCAGACCACGCGAAAGCATCGTTGCAGACAAAGACGCCATCGAAGACCGCAATTTTGCGTTATGGGCATTCGCTGCCGAATTTTCACAAATCGTTGCTCCCGGGAAATTCCTGACACTTGATATTTTCCGCACCACACGCGCCCCGTCCATCGAAGAACTCTACAACCAAGGTCCGCATCTCGCCGCCTACACTTACGAACGCGGCTATCACAAGCTCGATGATGAAAGCGGTTACGGAGCAGAACTCGAATTTCGAGATTACGGCGAGCACATCAACTGGCGAGCCTCAACACACATCACCTGGTTCCTGAATCACTTGGCGCCACGCGCCACTGGAGACACCAACTGGTCCCAACTTTTGCCGATTTATCAAGTCAGCGGCGACGACGCGCTACTCATGGGTGCAAACGCATCCATTGAGACTTCGGCAGAGCAGGGTTTCTACGCCCAAGCAGGTGCAAGCTACGTTTGCGGATTTTACCAGAACGAAAACTGGAGCGACATGCCGCAAATTCCGCCATTCAAATTCCACGGCGAAATTGCTTACCTTTGGACACACGTTCGCGCGGGGCTCAACGCCGAATTTGCACTCGCGCAAAACCGTACCGACCGCTACGAAGAACGCACTCCCGGCTACATAACCTTCGGAGCCTCCCTCGAATTCCACTGGTCGCTCGCACTCGCCCACTACAGCATCATCCTCCGTGGCGAAAACTTGTTCGATGCCGACGTGCGCAACCACCTTTCTCGCCTCAAGTCCGTGATGCCCGAAAAAGGCCGCAACCTAAGCCTTCTCGCCAAAGCGGAATTCTAA
- a CDS encoding DUF58 domain-containing protein: MADKELLDKEVLKTVSRIELSVRGTLDTVMTGAYHSSFKGNGMEFSEVREYMPGDDVRTIDWNVTARTGTPYVKKFIEEREMTMLLMVDASSSSEFGSGKQMKGEVMATLTALLAFAAIKNNDKVGLLIYTDQVELFIPPEKGRKHVLRLIREILYFKPQHHGTNTQVALEYAGKILNRKAVVVVMSDFLDEGFENAFRVLRKRHDVLAVSVVDPREMELPPAGLVELEDPETGETLLIDTGDAAFREAFAREAKRQGKATKELFQRMSIDFVRIETHDDFKETVAPLIEHFRRRARAASR, translated from the coding sequence ATGGCCGATAAAGAATTGCTTGATAAAGAAGTTTTAAAGACCGTTAGCCGCATTGAACTTTCTGTGCGCGGCACGCTCGACACCGTGATGACCGGAGCTTACCACAGTTCCTTCAAAGGGAACGGTATGGAATTCAGCGAAGTTCGCGAATACATGCCCGGCGATGATGTGCGCACGATTGACTGGAACGTGACCGCCCGAACCGGCACGCCTTACGTCAAAAAGTTCATCGAAGAACGCGAAATGACCATGCTCCTCATGGTCGATGCTTCAAGCAGCTCCGAATTTGGTTCTGGCAAGCAAATGAAAGGTGAAGTCATGGCAACGCTCACGGCTCTCCTCGCATTCGCCGCCATCAAGAACAACGACAAGGTAGGCCTCCTCATTTACACCGACCAAGTCGAACTGTTCATCCCGCCCGAGAAAGGCCGCAAACACGTGTTGCGCCTCATCCGCGAAATTCTCTACTTCAAGCCGCAGCACCACGGCACCAACACGCAAGTCGCCCTCGAATATGCCGGCAAGATTCTAAACCGCAAGGCAGTCGTCGTTGTGATGAGCGACTTCTTGGACGAAGGTTTTGAAAATGCATTCCGCGTGTTGCGCAAGCGCCACGACGTTCTCGCCGTGTCCGTCGTTGACCCGCGTGAAATGGAACTCCCGCCTGCAGGCCTCGTAGAACTCGAAGACCCAGAAACCGGCGAAACACTCCTCATCGACACCGGTGACGCCGCCTTCCGCGAAGCATTCGCCCGCGAAGCCAAACGTCAAGGCAAAGCCACCAAGGAACTATTCCAGCGCATGTCGATTGACTTTGTTCGCATCGAGACGCACGACGACTTCAAGGAAACAGTCGCCCCGCTCATCGAGCACTTCCGCCGCCGCGCTCGCGCTGCTAGCCGATAA
- a CDS encoding CatB-related O-acetyltransferase — MSEKIPNPNTIYPIAGYEKEIYVKPTVKNPNIIVGDFTYIADSEFESHVTHHYDFIGDKLIIGKFCQIAAGVEFVMNGANHQMNAVSTFPFYTLEGWNMKSPAKSDLPFKGDTVIGNDVWIGQNAVVLPGVHIGDGAIIGANSVVGSNVEPYTVVVGNPAETIRYRFDEELTSLLLKFKWWDKSIEEINTLIPVLTNSDLETVKRELKGMLEGM; from the coding sequence ATGAGCGAAAAAATCCCCAATCCAAATACAATTTATCCGATTGCAGGCTATGAAAAGGAAATCTATGTCAAGCCTACGGTTAAAAATCCGAATATTATCGTCGGAGATTTTACGTACATCGCGGATTCGGAATTCGAAAGTCATGTGACGCACCACTATGACTTTATTGGTGATAAACTTATTATTGGCAAATTCTGTCAGATTGCGGCTGGTGTGGAATTTGTAATGAATGGCGCGAATCACCAGATGAATGCTGTTTCGACTTTCCCGTTCTACACGCTCGAAGGCTGGAATATGAAATCGCCTGCAAAAAGCGATTTGCCGTTCAAGGGCGATACCGTCATCGGGAACGATGTGTGGATCGGGCAGAACGCGGTGGTTTTGCCGGGCGTGCATATTGGCGATGGTGCTATTATCGGTGCGAATAGCGTTGTCGGAAGCAACGTGGAACCGTACACGGTTGTGGTCGGGAATCCGGCGGAGACAATCCGCTACCGCTTTGACGAAGAACTGACTTCGCTCTTGCTGAAGTTCAAATGGTGGGACAAATCCATCGAAGAAATCAATACGCTGATTCCGGTGCTTACGAATAGCGATTTGGAGACCGTGAAGCGGGAGTTGAAGGGGATGCTAGAAGGAATGTAA
- a CDS encoding carboxylesterase family protein → MNTHIFGQKVFWTVLATVTLLAITTNAAETRYKDRLFEVSKEVDVTYAEKVPKLSSLHDIAKLTFSFGDSIFFYTSESEVTLSSMKMDIYTPKGDTEKKRAAVIVAHGGAMIKGSKNDFSQLSITYCDSLAARGFVTASMGYRTGVSLRGEGNSLSIDSADFGRSVYRGVQDINAAVRYMRKNADKYGIDTNQIYLIGNSSGAILSIENIYTNNESEFPSYINYGDAPDLGPLNLYGEQGVGFHANGGVFLWGATHDPSIIGSSEVPVLLIHGTEDKTVPFKVGHPLDGAARMLKRMAPEEYAPLVEAIDFVVETPTLYGSYVIDSILKAKNIEHETFFANTSTHEVYDELEYEKTVQTKVFDFLFKLASSNSTTSIGKHTIASRASGIQMQKGNLSFIVTRGNNLKYTVMDLRGRPAMSGRVSANESVDLSSLSNGVYVLHVQGERAIRIGISK, encoded by the coding sequence ATGAACACGCACATTTTCGGCCAAAAAGTTTTTTGGACCGTTCTCGCAACAGTCACACTTTTAGCCATTACCACAAACGCAGCAGAAACTCGCTATAAGGACCGCTTATTCGAGGTTTCCAAAGAAGTAGATGTCACTTATGCAGAAAAAGTTCCAAAACTAAGTTCACTGCATGATATCGCAAAATTAACCTTTTCCTTTGGAGACAGCATCTTCTTTTATACAAGCGAAAGCGAAGTAACACTCAGTTCCATGAAAATGGACATCTACACACCAAAGGGCGACACAGAAAAAAAACGCGCAGCAGTTATCGTTGCTCACGGTGGAGCCATGATTAAAGGTTCCAAAAACGATTTCAGCCAGCTTTCAATCACCTATTGCGATTCTCTTGCAGCACGTGGATTCGTGACAGCATCCATGGGATACCGCACAGGCGTATCGCTTAGAGGCGAAGGCAACTCTCTCAGCATTGACAGCGCTGATTTCGGACGATCAGTGTATCGCGGAGTACAAGATATCAACGCCGCAGTGCGCTACATGCGCAAAAACGCAGACAAATACGGAATCGACACGAACCAAATTTACCTTATCGGTAACAGCTCTGGAGCAATTCTTTCCATCGAAAACATTTATACAAACAACGAAAGTGAATTCCCAAGTTACATTAACTACGGCGATGCACCAGATCTCGGCCCACTGAATCTCTACGGCGAACAAGGCGTTGGTTTCCATGCAAATGGCGGTGTTTTCTTGTGGGGAGCAACACATGACCCCAGCATCATCGGCAGCAGCGAGGTTCCCGTCCTTCTTATTCATGGAACCGAAGACAAAACTGTTCCCTTTAAAGTCGGGCATCCACTCGATGGCGCTGCAAGAATGTTAAAGAGAATGGCACCTGAGGAATACGCACCACTTGTAGAGGCAATCGACTTTGTTGTCGAAACCCCTACACTTTACGGAAGCTACGTCATCGACTCCATCTTGAAAGCCAAGAATATTGAGCACGAAACATTTTTCGCAAACACTTCAACCCACGAAGTATACGACGAACTCGAATACGAAAAAACAGTACAAACAAAAGTTTTTGATTTTTTGTTTAAACTCGCTTCCTCAAATTCGACAACATCTATCGGCAAGCACACTATCGCATCTCGCGCATCGGGAATCCAGATGCAAAAGGGCAATTTGAGCTTCATCGTTACTCGCGGCAACAACCTAAAATACACCGTGATGGACCTTCGCGGCCGCCCAGCAATGTCGGGTAGAGTATCCGCAAATGAATCTGTAGACTTGAGCTCGCTTAGCAATGGCGTTTACGTATTACACGTGCAAGGTGAACGCGCCATACGCATTGGAATCAGTAAATAA
- a CDS encoding translation factor GTPase family protein, which produces MYLWLMKQPIRNIAILAHVDAGKTTLSERILFAAGEIHRPGRVEDGLATMDYMPEEKERGITIESGVAHFEWKNTWFNFIDTPGHVDFGAEVDMALTAVEGAVLVVSAASGVETQTVASFRKLRESRVRTILFVNKLDNPDYSLDETLINIEETLGVRPVLMSVPQFKNGKMHAVLDVLSQSRLVHSESGAEVLDDGWESDAGSAEERALLKKYYAEAVEFASNFDDEILSLALENKPVPPKMLLRGLKALAASDEYVICYAGSALEGFGVRSIVTALSFFLPEVPTFGENELGQVVRLRHFRGIGEISLFRSHVDLLRRDWPAGFEFSRLKANMLLPVDEIRSGDIYAMRSPFETELGQVIYLDGRGMRDESSMGDAAGTSLRAEGEAIYEAAGDAAENAAGTAAPSISENYLPLLQTRVECVRTEDYAHVERSLSVLARMDPSFRVQKDDGGFWYLHTVGEVQLDVLLARLKREFGCEVRAGSPEVRWQERLCREVGPAENTFQIGPHKMSISISASPLEGDAHDIRLSAEFMESAPREILAGVRSALLESTEVGVLGKGPLVGVRFEVHRFEWTEGALPPMIKKCCVDAVAKLVKPADVQLYEPVMELSLECPVNFAGLVTGDIQAREGKVKEIEGDGKTHFLKADVPLRKIFGYATGVRSISKGTALYSMKLLGYRPASV; this is translated from the coding sequence ATGTATCTTTGGCTTATGAAACAGCCGATTCGAAATATTGCAATTCTCGCCCACGTTGATGCGGGCAAGACGACTCTTTCTGAGAGAATCCTTTTTGCGGCAGGCGAAATTCACCGCCCGGGGCGCGTAGAAGATGGCTTGGCCACGATGGACTACATGCCCGAAGAAAAGGAACGCGGCATCACGATTGAAAGTGGCGTGGCACATTTCGAATGGAAAAATACATGGTTTAATTTTATTGATACGCCGGGGCATGTTGACTTTGGAGCCGAAGTCGATATGGCGCTTACGGCTGTGGAAGGCGCTGTGCTTGTGGTGAGTGCCGCAAGTGGTGTCGAAACGCAGACGGTTGCCTCGTTCCGCAAGTTGCGAGAATCGCGTGTACGTACGATTTTATTTGTAAATAAACTCGATAATCCCGATTATTCGCTGGACGAAACGCTCATCAACATTGAAGAAACGCTTGGTGTGCGCCCGGTGCTCATGTCTGTGCCACAGTTTAAAAATGGCAAAATGCATGCCGTGCTCGATGTGTTGAGCCAAAGCCGTTTGGTGCATTCGGAATCGGGTGCAGAAGTTCTCGATGACGGTTGGGAATCGGATGCGGGTTCTGCGGAAGAGCGTGCGCTTTTGAAAAAGTATTATGCCGAAGCGGTGGAATTTGCAAGCAATTTTGACGATGAAATTTTGTCGCTTGCGCTTGAAAATAAGCCGGTGCCGCCCAAGATGCTTTTGCGCGGGCTTAAAGCGCTTGCTGCAAGCGATGAATATGTGATTTGCTATGCGGGTTCTGCGCTGGAAGGTTTTGGCGTTCGTAGCATCGTGACGGCGCTCTCGTTCTTTTTGCCGGAAGTTCCGACGTTTGGAGAAAATGAGCTTGGGCAAGTTGTGCGTTTGAGGCATTTCCGTGGGATTGGCGAGATTTCGCTGTTCCGCAGCCATGTGGATTTGTTGCGCCGTGATTGGCCGGCGGGTTTTGAGTTTTCGAGGCTCAAGGCGAATATGCTTTTGCCGGTGGATGAAATCCGTTCGGGCGATATTTATGCGATGCGCAGCCCGTTTGAGACGGAACTTGGGCAAGTGATTTATTTAGACGGTCGTGGAATGCGCGATGAAAGTTCGATGGGAGATGCCGCGGGAACGTCATTGCGAGCCGAAGGCGAAGCAATCTATGAAGCTGCAGGAGATGCCGCGGAAAATGCCGCCGGAACTGCCGCGCCGTCTATCAGCGAAAATTATTTGCCGTTGTTGCAGACGCGTGTGGAATGTGTACGCACGGAAGATTATGCCCACGTGGAACGCAGCCTCTCTGTGCTGGCGCGAATGGATCCGAGTTTCCGCGTGCAAAAGGACGATGGAGGTTTCTGGTACTTGCATACGGTGGGCGAGGTGCAACTCGATGTGCTGCTAGCCCGCTTAAAACGTGAATTTGGTTGCGAAGTGAGAGCCGGTAGCCCCGAAGTGCGTTGGCAAGAACGCTTGTGCCGTGAAGTGGGACCTGCAGAAAATACGTTCCAGATTGGGCCGCATAAAATGTCCATTAGCATTTCGGCATCCCCTCTAGAAGGCGATGCTCACGATATTCGCTTGTCTGCGGAGTTCATGGAAAGTGCCCCGCGTGAAATTTTGGCGGGTGTGCGTTCGGCACTCCTGGAATCGACCGAAGTCGGCGTGCTCGGCAAGGGCCCGCTTGTAGGCGTACGTTTTGAAGTCCATCGCTTTGAATGGACGGAAGGGGCGCTCCCGCCGATGATCAAGAAGTGCTGCGTCGATGCAGTCGCTAAACTTGTGAAGCCTGCGGATGTGCAGTTGTACGAACCGGTGATGGAACTTTCGCTGGAATGTCCCGTGAATTTTGCTGGTCTTGTGACGGGCGATATCCAGGCTCGCGAAGGCAAGGTGAAGGAAATCGAAGGCGATGGCAAAACGCACTTTTTGAAAGCTGACGTGCCACTGCGAAAGATTTTCGGTTATGCTACGGGTGTCCGCAGTATAAGCAAAGGGACGGCGCTTTACAGCATGAAGCTGCTCGGCTACCGTCCTGCTTCTGTTTAA
- a CDS encoding GTP pyrophosphokinase family protein: MGEDSVEKYGLNPAETMILEDYREKKPIYERLKDFVCDLLKKKVAENNIYVTAVEARIKAEASLAEKLERKNGKYKSLADLTDILGARVIAFYNDDVDKIAALVESLFEIDWKNSVDKRKMHELDSFGYNSLHFICTIPKSLYEDPECPEINEIHFEIQLRTALQHVWAVLDHDTGYKSGFEIPREYLRNLNRLAGMLELIDEQFSKIRTDLNNYRFHVQSLVRSGRFDEVALNGDSFTNYLKLRPFDKLNQRIAAINQAEIHESSLMPFLKALKFLRFKTLGDVDRLIKENTDDAYNLAAFQLASTDLDIIDSSLGVISLLAVFILKKGGGVAGIRTVLDDLYGESASHEKWAKRLYDKALKLSFMNQ, from the coding sequence ATGGGCGAAGATTCTGTAGAAAAATATGGGTTGAATCCTGCTGAAACGATGATTCTTGAGGATTATCGCGAAAAAAAGCCAATTTATGAGCGGTTGAAAGATTTTGTTTGTGATTTGCTCAAGAAAAAAGTGGCAGAGAATAACATTTATGTGACTGCCGTTGAAGCGCGAATCAAGGCAGAAGCGAGCCTTGCCGAAAAACTTGAACGTAAAAATGGCAAGTATAAGTCTCTGGCGGATTTGACGGACATTTTGGGTGCCCGCGTGATTGCGTTCTACAATGACGATGTGGACAAAATTGCGGCACTTGTTGAAAGTTTGTTCGAAATTGACTGGAAAAACAGCGTTGATAAACGTAAAATGCACGAACTCGATAGCTTTGGATATAATTCGTTGCATTTTATATGTACCATCCCGAAATCTCTGTACGAAGATCCGGAATGCCCTGAAATAAATGAAATTCACTTTGAAATTCAATTGCGCACGGCTTTGCAGCATGTGTGGGCGGTGCTGGATCACGATACGGGCTACAAGTCGGGTTTTGAAATTCCTCGGGAATACTTGCGCAACTTGAATCGCCTTGCGGGAATGTTGGAATTGATTGATGAACAGTTTAGCAAAATCCGTACGGATCTCAATAATTACAGGTTCCATGTGCAATCGCTGGTGCGTTCGGGGCGCTTTGATGAGGTTGCGCTGAATGGCGACTCGTTTACGAATTATTTGAAGTTGCGACCGTTTGATAAGTTGAACCAACGCATTGCGGCAATCAACCAGGCCGAAATTCATGAATCCTCGCTTATGCCATTCCTCAAGGCGTTAAAATTTTTGCGATTCAAGACGCTTGGCGATGTTGACCGGCTAATCAAGGAAAACACCGACGATGCCTATAATTTGGCGGCTTTCCAACTTGCGAGCACGGATTTGGACATTATTGATTCTTCGTTGGGCGTGATTAGTTTGCTTGCTGTGTTCATACTGAAAAAAGGTGGTGGCGTGGCGGGCATCCGGACTGTTTTGGATGATCTTTACGGTGAATCGGCGAGTCACGAAAAGTGGGCGAAACGACTATACGATAAGGCGTTGAAACTCTCGTTCATGAACCAGTAA
- a CDS encoding HD domain-containing protein, which produces MDTSVLDKAIVFAVKAHAGTERRGKGFPYIVHPMEAVEIVATMTTDQELLAAAILHDTVEDTSVTLDDIRREFGDRVAKLVEEESDVFMEGVNESDSWHARKQAAIDRLSRASRDAKMVALGDKLSNARIIYRDFVQKGDELWNIFHVTDIKEHEWHYRGLAAALKELEGTFAYSEFSDLIEKIFGGRK; this is translated from the coding sequence ATGGATACTTCAGTTCTCGATAAGGCTATTGTTTTTGCGGTCAAGGCTCATGCTGGCACGGAACGTCGCGGAAAAGGTTTCCCTTACATTGTCCACCCGATGGAAGCTGTCGAAATTGTCGCTACGATGACAACCGATCAGGAACTTTTGGCGGCGGCTATTTTGCACGATACCGTTGAAGATACGTCTGTTACGTTGGATGATATCCGTCGAGAATTTGGAGACCGTGTGGCTAAACTCGTGGAAGAAGAATCTGACGTGTTCATGGAAGGCGTGAACGAGTCGGATTCTTGGCATGCCCGCAAGCAGGCTGCAATTGACAGGCTTTCGCGTGCAAGTCGCGATGCAAAAATGGTGGCGCTTGGAGACAAGTTAAGCAATGCTCGAATTATCTATCGCGATTTTGTACAAAAAGGCGATGAACTTTGGAATATTTTCCATGTGACCGATATAAAAGAGCATGAGTGGCATTATCGTGGCTTGGCTGCGGCCCTGAAAGAACTTGAAGGAACTTTTGCTTATTCGGAATTTTCGGATTTAATTGAAAAAATATTTGGTGGTAGAAAATAA